One Erpetoichthys calabaricus chromosome 8, fErpCal1.3, whole genome shotgun sequence DNA segment encodes these proteins:
- the LOC114656448 gene encoding myosin light chain 3, skeletal muscle isoform-like isoform X2 codes for MSFSADEIADFKEAFLLFDRTGDSKITYSQVADVMRALGQNPTNKEVKKILGDPSVEEMNAKKLDFDQFLPMLQTVANNPDKGGFEDFVEGLRVFDKEGNGTVMGAELRIVLSTLGEKMTEQEVETLLQGQEDENGCINYEAFVRHIMSV; via the exons ATG TCCTTCTCTGCTGACGAGATTGCCG ACTTCAAGGAGGCCTTCCTCCTCTTTGACAGGACCGGCGACAGCAAGATCACCTACAGCCAGGTGGCTGACGTCATGCGCGCTCTGGGACAGAACCCCACCAACAAGGAGGTCAAGAAGATCCTGGGAGACCCCAGCGTTGAGG AGATGAACGCCAAGAAGCTCGACTTCGATCAGTTCCTGCCCATGCTGCAGACAGTGGCCAACAACCCAGACAAGGGCGGCTTTGAAGACTTCGTTGAGGGTCTGCGTGTCTTTGACAAGGAGGGCAACGGCACCGTGATGGGCGCTGAGCTGCGCATTGTGCTTAGCACCCTGG GTGAGAAGATGACAGAACAAGAGGTCGAGACACTTCTTCAGGGTCAGGAAGATGAGAATGGCTGCATCAACTATGAGG CTTTCGTCAGGCACATCATGTCTGTCTAA
- the LOC114656448 gene encoding myosin light chain 3, skeletal muscle isoform-like isoform X1: protein MAPKKDVKKAEPAKPAAAPAPAPAPEPEKPKPLDLSSVKIDFTSEQQEDFKEAFLLFDRTGDSKITYSQVADVMRALGQNPTNKEVKKILGDPSVEEMNAKKLDFDQFLPMLQTVANNPDKGGFEDFVEGLRVFDKEGNGTVMGAELRIVLSTLGEKMTEQEVETLLQGQEDENGCINYEAFVRHIMSV, encoded by the exons ATGGCACCCAAAAAGGACGTGAAGAAGGCCGAGCCAGCCAAGCCCGCGGCGGCACCAGCGCCTGCGCCCGCACCCGAGCCCGAAAAACCCAAGCCTCTGGACCTGTCCAGCGTCAAG ATCGATTTCACTTCAGAGCAGCAGGAAG ACTTCAAGGAGGCCTTCCTCCTCTTTGACAGGACCGGCGACAGCAAGATCACCTACAGCCAGGTGGCTGACGTCATGCGCGCTCTGGGACAGAACCCCACCAACAAGGAGGTCAAGAAGATCCTGGGAGACCCCAGCGTTGAGG AGATGAACGCCAAGAAGCTCGACTTCGATCAGTTCCTGCCCATGCTGCAGACAGTGGCCAACAACCCAGACAAGGGCGGCTTTGAAGACTTCGTTGAGGGTCTGCGTGTCTTTGACAAGGAGGGCAACGGCACCGTGATGGGCGCTGAGCTGCGCATTGTGCTTAGCACCCTGG GTGAGAAGATGACAGAACAAGAGGTCGAGACACTTCTTCAGGGTCAGGAAGATGAGAATGGCTGCATCAACTATGAGG CTTTCGTCAGGCACATCATGTCTGTCTAA